A single region of the Paludibacter jiangxiensis genome encodes:
- a CDS encoding tRNA1(Val) (adenine(37)-N6)-methyltransferase, with protein sequence MPNPYFQFKQFTVWHDKCAMKVGTDGVLLGAWAAVEEAKTILDVGTGSGLIALMAAQRNSAAHITAIDIEETSTIQAEENFNRSPWQERLTVHHASLEQYALTANTTFDAIISNPPYFHQSLHSPDKKRTLARHTAHFTQDTLLANCCELLSANGSIFLILPVTEGEILLTKAIDYQLFCTQKTLVFPTTSSNPKRLLIALTKTQQPLLEDTITIESGIRHHYSEDFASMLQAFYLKL encoded by the coding sequence ATGCCGAATCCTTATTTCCAATTCAAACAATTTACCGTTTGGCACGACAAATGCGCCATGAAGGTAGGAACTGACGGTGTTTTGCTGGGAGCATGGGCTGCTGTTGAAGAGGCAAAAACGATTCTCGATGTGGGAACCGGAAGCGGACTGATTGCACTGATGGCGGCTCAACGAAATTCTGCTGCACACATCACGGCAATCGACATTGAGGAAACATCAACAATACAGGCCGAAGAAAATTTCAATCGGTCACCCTGGCAGGAACGACTTACGGTACATCATGCGTCACTCGAACAGTATGCACTAACTGCTAACACGACCTTTGATGCTATTATTTCCAATCCACCCTACTTCCATCAGTCATTACACTCCCCTGACAAAAAACGCACCCTCGCACGGCACACGGCTCATTTCACACAAGACACGCTGCTCGCTAACTGTTGCGAACTTCTTTCTGCCAATGGCTCTATATTTCTGATTTTGCCGGTTACCGAAGGAGAAATTCTCCTGACTAAAGCAATTGATTATCAACTATTCTGCACCCAGAAAACGCTGGTGTTTCCAACCACGTCATCCAATCCGAAACGGCTTTTAATTGCCTTAACCAAAACACAGCAACCGCTTTTGGAAGACACTATCACTATCGAATCCGGCATACGACATCACTACTCCGAAGATTTCGCCAGTATGTTACAGGCGTTTTATCTTAAATTATAA
- a CDS encoding HNH endonuclease: protein MAIKVKTRKILWSKSGNRCAICKRQLVQRLTNLKSNFIIGEECHIISSKSDGPRGKYKLLSDYDTYDNLVLLCANDHKLIDEFPETFTVEIVENLKSNHENWIETAIEKDLEEYLKTTNNIELLDEIKITSNIDNVVQGSHFYFYDLTSISDDDVSIEVSELFDNLRDYGDIYSDIEISSRTRCLIDYLSTIKQLNNKGIRFFGKSIVREYSILNIPKSEYKIAMIIAFEVNSNPKSIQNGKLMIQLPQNFTPTI from the coding sequence ATGGCGATAAAAGTAAAGACGAGAAAAATATTATGGTCTAAATCAGGGAATAGATGTGCGATCTGTAAAAGACAATTAGTTCAAAGATTAACTAATCTAAAAAGTAATTTTATTATTGGAGAAGAATGTCATATTATTTCGTCTAAATCAGATGGACCACGAGGGAAATATAAATTATTAAGCGATTATGACACTTATGATAATCTTGTTCTTTTATGTGCGAATGACCATAAACTTATTGATGAGTTTCCAGAAACATTTACTGTTGAAATTGTTGAAAACCTTAAATCAAATCATGAAAATTGGATTGAAACCGCAATTGAAAAAGACTTAGAAGAATATCTCAAAACAACGAATAATATTGAACTTCTTGATGAAATAAAAATCACAAGCAATATTGATAATGTTGTACAAGGTTCTCATTTTTATTTCTACGACTTAACATCAATTTCTGATGATGATGTATCAATTGAGGTAAGTGAACTATTTGATAACTTAAGAGATTATGGAGATATTTATTCTGACATAGAAATTTCGTCAAGAACTAGATGCTTAATTGACTATTTAAGTACTATAAAACAACTCAATAATAAAGGGATTAGATTTTTCGGAAAGAGTATCGTTCGCGAGTATTCTATTCTAAATATTCCAAAATCTGAATATAAAATAGCAATGATTATTGCTTTCGAGGTGAATTCAAATCCGAAGTCGATTCAAAATGGAAAACTAATGATACAATTACCACAAAACTTTACACCGACAATATGA
- a CDS encoding lipocalin family protein — MTLFGCKSTAPLHTIEQLDIKQYSGTWYEIARITHRFEKGLEKVSATYTLRNDGKITVLNQGSKGSDPEVIKTAKGVAWVPDPSKPAQLKVQFFWPFAGNYWIIDLDADYQHALIGDPSRKYLWILSRAKTMDAATYNRLTDIAAKAGFDISKLDRVRQ, encoded by the coding sequence ATGACACTTTTCGGATGCAAATCGACAGCACCGTTGCACACAATTGAGCAACTCGACATAAAACAATATAGCGGAACCTGGTACGAAATTGCCCGCATTACCCATCGTTTTGAAAAAGGACTGGAAAAAGTTTCGGCCACTTACACCCTGCGCAACGACGGTAAAATCACGGTTTTGAATCAGGGGAGCAAAGGCTCCGACCCCGAGGTTATCAAAACTGCCAAAGGAGTTGCATGGGTACCCGATCCGTCAAAACCCGCACAACTGAAAGTGCAGTTTTTCTGGCCATTTGCAGGCAACTACTGGATTATCGATCTTGACGCCGACTATCAACATGCTTTGATCGGCGATCCGTCACGGAAATACCTGTGGATATTATCGCGCGCCAAAACAATGGATGCGGCAACTTACAACCGGCTAACCGACATTGCCGCAAAGGCCGGATTCGACATCAGCAAGCTCGATCGGGTTCGCCAATAA
- a CDS encoding glycosyltransferase, which yields MNNNYITPDYVFETSWEVCNKVGGIYTVLSTRASVLQQRLKDNLIFLGPDLGAAAHPDFTEDIALFADWKEELAKYNGIKVRAGRWNIPGSPIALLVDFSTLHLQRNNLYRQVWEWYGVDSLNAYGDYHDSAMFGYAVGIVIDSYFRYYKLKGKKIIAHFNEWMTTFGLFFLKRYTPEVATIFTTHATSIGRSIAGNHKPLYDYLTHYDGDQMAGELNMQAKHSVEKQAAHYADCFTTVSDITARECTQLLGKAPDVVTPNGFEDDFVPTGKQFNIKKEEARSALKKVAECLLTYQLPEDTLFVATGGRYEFLNKGLDVFIESLKRLESSESLSRTIVAFLMVPAYISGPRKDLQSHLSGNDNIPHGNPFVTHQLVEPWHDPILSSISWSHLTNAQETKVKIIFVPSYLTGDDGIFNKSYYDLLIGTDLTVFPSYYEPWGYTPLESAAFSVPTITTSLSGFGQWVNYHQQDIDQGVAVIPRNDSNYNEVVSELVQQIEHFAALTPVQVQSARKKAATIAEKALWEHFIEYYDKAYTIALSKKR from the coding sequence ATGAATAACAATTACATAACACCCGACTACGTTTTTGAAACGAGTTGGGAAGTATGCAATAAAGTAGGTGGAATATATACCGTTTTATCGACGCGGGCATCTGTTTTACAACAACGGCTGAAAGATAATCTAATATTTCTCGGACCCGATTTAGGTGCAGCTGCTCATCCTGATTTCACTGAAGACATTGCATTGTTTGCCGACTGGAAAGAAGAGCTTGCAAAATACAATGGCATAAAGGTTCGCGCTGGTAGATGGAATATTCCGGGCAGCCCGATTGCTTTGCTGGTCGATTTTTCAACGCTGCACCTGCAACGCAACAATCTTTACCGTCAGGTGTGGGAATGGTATGGCGTAGACTCTTTGAATGCTTATGGCGATTATCACGACTCTGCCATGTTCGGCTATGCTGTGGGAATTGTGATTGACAGTTATTTCCGCTATTACAAGCTGAAAGGCAAGAAAATCATCGCCCACTTCAACGAGTGGATGACAACTTTCGGATTATTCTTTCTAAAACGATATACTCCTGAGGTAGCTACTATTTTTACAACTCATGCCACTTCTATCGGGAGGTCAATTGCCGGGAATCACAAACCACTGTATGACTATCTGACTCATTATGACGGAGATCAGATGGCGGGTGAGCTAAACATGCAGGCAAAACATTCCGTTGAAAAACAAGCGGCACATTATGCCGATTGCTTCACTACCGTAAGTGACATTACGGCCCGTGAATGTACCCAATTGTTGGGCAAAGCTCCGGACGTGGTCACTCCGAATGGTTTTGAAGATGATTTTGTACCGACAGGAAAGCAGTTCAACATAAAAAAAGAGGAAGCTCGCAGCGCTTTGAAAAAAGTAGCCGAATGCCTTCTCACGTATCAGTTGCCGGAAGACACGCTGTTCGTTGCAACAGGCGGGCGCTATGAATTTTTGAACAAAGGCCTTGACGTTTTTATCGAATCGCTGAAACGTCTTGAATCCTCAGAATCGTTATCGCGCACAATTGTGGCATTTTTAATGGTTCCGGCCTATATTTCAGGACCACGGAAAGACCTGCAAAGTCATCTGAGCGGGAACGACAACATTCCGCATGGAAATCCGTTTGTCACCCATCAGTTGGTAGAACCGTGGCACGATCCGATTTTATCATCGATCAGCTGGTCGCACCTGACGAATGCACAAGAAACTAAAGTTAAGATTATATTTGTACCGTCATATCTTACCGGCGATGACGGCATTTTCAATAAAAGCTATTACGACTTGCTGATAGGAACAGACCTGACCGTATTCCCTTCGTACTACGAGCCGTGGGGATATACACCGCTGGAAAGTGCGGCATTTTCGGTGCCTACCATCACCACCAGCTTATCAGGGTTCGGCCAATGGGTCAACTACCATCAGCAGGACATCGATCAGGGAGTGGCCGTAATTCCCCGCAACGACTCCAACTACAATGAAGTTGTGAGTGAGCTTGTACAGCAAATCGAGCACTTTGCAGCACTGACGCCGGTACAGGTTCAATCGGCACGAAAGAAAGCGGCCACAATTGCAGAAAAAGCACTTTGGGAACACTTTATAGAATATTACGACAAAGCATATACAATTGCGTTAAGCAAAAAGAGATAA
- the rpsO gene encoding 30S ribosomal protein S15, whose amino-acid sequence MSYLTAEKKQEIFGKYGKSNTDTGSPEAQIALFSYRISSLTEHLKINAKDYSTERALVMLVGKRRRLLDYLKSKDIERYRSIIKELGIRK is encoded by the coding sequence ATGTCTTATTTAACAGCAGAAAAAAAACAAGAAATCTTTGGCAAGTACGGAAAGTCGAATACTGACACTGGGTCTCCTGAAGCTCAGATAGCATTATTTTCATACCGTATCAGCTCGTTGACCGAACACTTGAAGATCAACGCAAAAGATTATAGCACTGAAAGAGCTTTGGTTATGTTGGTAGGAAAACGTCGTCGTTTGCTCGACTACTTGAAGAGCAAAGATATCGAACGTTACCGTAGCATCATCAAAGAATTGGGTATCAGAAAATAA
- a CDS encoding putative quinol monooxygenase codes for MKNILCALLFLTSITMSAQTNKMMIRIAEIEIESGYLQEYKHILQIESRASVSKEPGVIAIFPMYQQENPNQIRILEIYANKEAYENHIKSPQFLKYKTETSNMVKSLKLIDMKSIDPETMNEIFRKLHQ; via the coding sequence ATGAAAAATATTCTTTGTGCTTTATTATTTCTAACATCGATCACTATGTCAGCACAGACAAACAAAATGATGATCCGCATCGCGGAAATTGAAATTGAATCAGGTTATCTTCAAGAATATAAGCATATTCTACAAATTGAATCGAGAGCATCAGTAAGCAAAGAGCCCGGAGTTATTGCCATTTTTCCAATGTATCAACAAGAAAATCCTAATCAGATTCGCATATTAGAAATATACGCGAATAAAGAGGCGTATGAAAATCATATTAAATCTCCCCAGTTTCTAAAATACAAGACCGAAACAAGCAACATGGTGAAATCATTAAAACTCATTGACATGAAAAGTATTGATCCAGAAACCATGAATGAAATATTTCGAAAGTTACACCAATAA
- a CDS encoding tetratricopeptide repeat protein, whose protein sequence is MKKITLLCVGFTSLLSLQAQQTYTYSNPARAFQEGKEQYLQQQFSASEHSLQTYLQTADPSEKSKIQEAEYFIAANAYELRQSDATDLLKAYVEKYQGTSMLDNVKFRLGILLFEQKQYTAAIKELDKVNIKKLNTSDENLYHFALGYCYTAVNEFTKARDQFKPLIGVEKYDKTANYYYGYSEYALGNYDTALPYFETIQNQPEFSPLAPYYIIQIYAKQKEYDKVKSYGKTILEINSNNPKNGEVHRIMGECAYRDQDYKLAAADFAKAFTTDKQLSRASFYMWGMSCMQSGAYDQAVMPLTKVAGETDALGQNAYLALGNAYTKTNDRLKAQMAYANAGKLTFDKGAQEEALYNYALSTYESNAQFGETVKAFDNFLSIFPNSKYADEVNSRLATALIQSKDYTAALNAINKLKTSNAQVIAAKENILFHLGVQQFDKKNYPGAIANLTEALAVTSRRPSLVQIYFWRGESYYRAGEYAKAESDFNTYQDDPRSSRDANFHLSYYDLAYCKFISRDYKQSLLAFMRFAGGEHEAMSPTYIDALIRIGDCYYMTRDFINAHKYYAQVVAKGKAGSDYAEYQIAFIYGLQKNYRGKITELNKLIENFPTSNYAANAYYEIGRSYIIIEQYDKAIETYNALIKKYPNSEFTRKAALEIGLAYSNTSNKKEALTAYKQVVNSYPGSSEAKVAMENIENLYVDQSDAEGYVSYRRSLGKSTDITSVMEDSLVYTTAEKVYLNGKLPEAATLFSNYLSKYCPQGNYCIKATYYLADSYMQQQKTDEALSNYKKLTEIQGNPYMEQALAQCASITYDKKDYAASLNYFKTLEATTSNKEYQEAASLGVLRCSHLTNDYGSTIKSANRILNNNLASSDMSTEARFYRAKAYLAINKSDSAFNDLTVLSKNVRTVFGAEAKYELANYYFQKQDLKKSEAEVMSFINLNTPHQYWLAKSFILLSDIYVKRGDNFQAKQYLLTLQDNYHQQDDILSIVKQKLQDIEKSVTPK, encoded by the coding sequence ATGAAGAAAATCACCTTGCTATGTGTAGGGTTTACATCCCTACTGAGCCTGCAAGCTCAACAGACATACACGTACAGTAACCCTGCACGCGCCTTCCAGGAGGGCAAAGAGCAATATCTGCAACAACAGTTCTCTGCCTCTGAGCATAGTCTGCAAACATATCTGCAAACAGCAGACCCTTCTGAAAAGAGTAAAATTCAGGAAGCAGAATACTTTATTGCCGCCAACGCATACGAACTGAGACAATCCGATGCCACAGATCTTCTGAAGGCTTATGTTGAAAAATATCAGGGCACATCCATGCTCGACAATGTAAAATTTCGCTTAGGAATCTTACTATTCGAACAAAAGCAATATACGGCAGCCATCAAGGAACTGGACAAAGTCAATATTAAAAAGCTGAACACTTCTGACGAGAACCTGTATCATTTTGCACTGGGATACTGCTACACCGCCGTCAATGAATTTACCAAGGCGCGAGATCAGTTCAAACCATTGATCGGCGTTGAAAAATATGACAAGACAGCCAACTACTATTACGGATACAGCGAATATGCGTTGGGCAACTACGACACTGCCCTGCCTTATTTCGAAACCATCCAGAATCAACCGGAATTTTCACCGCTGGCACCTTACTATATCATCCAGATTTATGCCAAACAGAAAGAGTACGACAAGGTAAAATCGTATGGTAAAACAATTCTGGAAATCAATTCCAACAACCCGAAAAACGGAGAAGTGCACCGCATCATGGGTGAATGCGCCTACCGCGATCAGGATTACAAACTGGCGGCTGCCGATTTCGCAAAAGCATTCACAACAGACAAACAACTTTCGCGCGCTTCGTTCTACATGTGGGGAATGTCGTGCATGCAATCCGGAGCCTACGATCAGGCGGTAATGCCATTAACAAAGGTAGCCGGCGAAACCGATGCACTCGGACAGAACGCTTATCTGGCTCTCGGAAATGCCTATACCAAGACAAACGACCGCCTGAAAGCTCAAATGGCTTATGCCAATGCCGGCAAACTGACTTTTGACAAGGGAGCTCAGGAAGAAGCGTTATACAATTATGCGCTTTCCACCTATGAATCAAACGCTCAGTTCGGAGAAACCGTAAAAGCCTTCGACAATTTCCTCAGCATTTTCCCGAATTCAAAGTATGCTGACGAAGTCAATAGCCGTCTTGCAACAGCATTGATTCAATCAAAAGATTATACTGCAGCCTTAAACGCCATCAACAAACTCAAAACCAGCAACGCTCAGGTTATTGCTGCGAAAGAAAACATCCTTTTCCATTTGGGTGTCCAACAATTTGACAAAAAAAATTACCCGGGAGCCATTGCCAACCTGACAGAAGCTTTGGCAGTTACATCACGCCGCCCTTCATTAGTGCAGATTTATTTCTGGAGAGGAGAAAGCTATTACCGTGCCGGAGAATATGCCAAGGCAGAAAGCGATTTCAACACCTATCAGGACGACCCGAGAAGCAGCCGGGATGCCAATTTCCATTTATCATACTATGATTTGGCCTATTGCAAATTCATTTCCCGCGACTACAAGCAGAGTTTGCTTGCATTCATGCGTTTTGCCGGAGGAGAACACGAAGCAATGTCGCCGACATACATCGATGCACTCATCCGTATCGGCGATTGCTATTACATGACCCGCGACTTCATCAACGCTCATAAATATTATGCGCAGGTGGTTGCCAAAGGAAAAGCCGGCAGCGATTATGCAGAATACCAGATTGCATTTATCTACGGCCTTCAGAAAAATTATCGCGGAAAAATCACCGAGTTGAACAAACTGATTGAAAATTTCCCGACTTCGAACTACGCCGCCAATGCCTACTATGAAATTGGACGGTCATATATCATCATCGAACAATACGACAAAGCGATAGAAACTTACAATGCGCTGATTAAGAAATATCCGAATAGTGAGTTCACCCGCAAAGCAGCACTGGAAATCGGGTTGGCATATTCCAATACCAGCAACAAGAAAGAAGCTTTAACAGCCTACAAACAGGTGGTAAACAGCTACCCCGGCAGCTCAGAAGCCAAAGTGGCCATGGAGAACATAGAAAATCTCTATGTAGACCAGTCGGATGCTGAAGGCTACGTAAGCTATCGGCGGTCATTGGGCAAAAGCACCGACATTACTTCAGTGATGGAAGATTCGCTGGTATACACCACAGCAGAAAAAGTGTACCTGAACGGCAAACTTCCCGAAGCAGCTACTCTGTTTTCCAATTATCTGTCCAAATATTGTCCTCAGGGCAACTATTGCATCAAAGCCACCTATTATCTGGCCGACAGTTACATGCAACAACAGAAAACAGATGAGGCTTTGTCCAACTATAAAAAACTGACAGAGATTCAGGGTAATCCATATATGGAACAAGCGTTGGCTCAATGTGCATCCATCACCTACGACAAAAAAGATTACGCCGCATCTCTCAATTATTTCAAAACGCTGGAAGCAACAACGTCCAACAAAGAATATCAGGAGGCAGCCAGTCTCGGAGTGCTCAGATGCAGCCATCTCACAAACGATTATGGAAGCACCATCAAGAGTGCGAACCGGATACTCAACAATAACCTGGCATCTTCTGACATGTCGACCGAAGCACGCTTCTACAGAGCAAAAGCTTATCTTGCAATCAACAAATCCGACAGTGCTTTCAACGATTTGACGGTGCTTTCGAAAAATGTGCGCACTGTTTTTGGAGCCGAAGCCAAATACGAACTGGCCAACTATTACTTCCAGAAACAAGACCTGAAAAAATCGGAAGCCGAAGTGATGAGCTTTATCAACCTGAACACGCCGCACCAGTATTGGCTGGCCAAAAGCTTTATCCTTTTATCGGATATCTATGTCAAACGGGGAGACAACTTCCAGGCCAAACAGTATCTGCTGACACTTCAGGACAACTATCACCAACAGGACGATATTTTATCGATTGTAAAACAGAAATTGCAGGATATTGAAAAGTCTGTAACTCCAAAATAA
- the glgP gene encoding alpha-glucan family phosphorylase, with amino-acid sequence MKLQTSKVNNPNWNEITVTSHVPEKLQKLLEISRNIWWVWNFEATEMFSSIDSKLWNESEGNPIVMLERLNYEKLEELENDQAFMQRLESVYASFQEYINTPFDTKKPSIAYFSMEYGLTNILKIYSGGLGILAGDYLKEASDCRVDMTAIGFLYRYGYFTQSLSMDGQQLAMYEPQNFGLLPIEPVKDEHGNQIQIEVPYPGRIIYANLWKVMVGRIALYLLDTDNDRNSEYDRPITHQLYGGDWENRLKQEYLLGIGGILTLNKLGIQKQVYHCNEGHAALINAQRLVDLIQGSGLSFNQAMEVVRSSSLYTVHTPVPAGHDSFDEGLFGKYMGEFPGRLGISWDEFIDLGRENPGDRNEKFSMSTFACNTCQEVNGVSWLHGKVSQDMFQNIWKGYLPEELHVSYVTNGVHFETWTASEWQRLYDKTFGPEFREDESNLQIWDKIHTVSDEEIWKTRTALKNKLINYIKGQFTETWLKNQGDPSLIVSILEKINPNALIIGFGRRFATYKRAQLLFTDLDRLAKIVNNPHYPVQFLYTGKAHPADGAGQGLIKRIVEISRMPEFQGKIIFLENYDMRLAKRLIAGVDIWLNTPTRPLEASGTSGQKAEMNGVLNFSVLDGWWLEGYVKGAGWALTEKRTYENQDYQNQLDAATIYTILENEIIPLYFAKNSKGYSPEWIQYIKNSIAKIAPRFTTKRMLDDYIERFYNKLSARHEKLIANHFEKAKSIVAWKEKMAAGWDRIELIELSVPEQLRMSPTVNSEYDLKAVVDVKTPDCKNIGLELVMTYRDAKNTEHILDTEEFNLVKTEDTRLTFVLNYRLTKAGTFKIGFRLFPKNEELPHRQDLNFVKWL; translated from the coding sequence ATGAAACTACAAACATCAAAAGTGAACAACCCCAACTGGAACGAAATTACCGTTACCTCTCACGTTCCGGAAAAATTACAAAAGCTACTCGAGATTTCCCGTAACATATGGTGGGTGTGGAACTTTGAGGCGACAGAAATGTTTTCAAGCATCGACTCCAAGCTTTGGAACGAAAGCGAAGGAAACCCTATCGTAATGTTGGAAAGATTGAATTACGAAAAGTTGGAAGAGCTGGAAAATGATCAGGCGTTTATGCAGCGTCTGGAATCTGTTTATGCTTCATTTCAGGAATACATAAATACTCCTTTCGATACAAAAAAGCCATCCATAGCTTATTTCAGCATGGAGTACGGCCTTACCAATATCCTGAAGATTTATTCAGGCGGGTTGGGAATTCTGGCCGGCGACTACCTGAAAGAAGCCAGCGACTGCCGGGTAGATATGACAGCCATCGGCTTCCTCTATCGCTACGGATACTTTACGCAAAGCCTGTCGATGGACGGACAGCAATTGGCCATGTACGAACCGCAAAACTTCGGTTTGCTGCCAATTGAACCGGTAAAAGACGAGCACGGCAACCAGATACAGATTGAAGTTCCTTATCCGGGCCGCATTATCTATGCAAATCTCTGGAAAGTAATGGTGGGCCGCATTGCTCTCTACCTGCTCGACACCGACAACGACCGCAACAGCGAATATGACCGTCCCATCACCCACCAGCTTTATGGCGGCGACTGGGAAAACCGCCTGAAACAGGAATACCTGCTCGGCATCGGAGGTATTCTTACCCTGAACAAACTGGGCATCCAAAAACAGGTATACCACTGCAACGAAGGACATGCCGCCCTTATCAATGCACAACGTTTGGTAGATCTCATCCAGGGTAGCGGTTTATCATTCAACCAGGCCATGGAAGTTGTAAGATCTTCTTCTCTATACACGGTACACACACCTGTGCCGGCCGGCCACGACAGCTTCGACGAAGGACTGTTCGGCAAATACATGGGCGAATTCCCCGGACGCTTAGGCATCAGCTGGGATGAATTTATCGACCTCGGCCGTGAAAACCCCGGCGACAGGAACGAAAAGTTCAGCATGAGTACTTTTGCCTGCAACACCTGTCAGGAAGTTAACGGTGTAAGCTGGCTACACGGAAAAGTTTCGCAGGATATGTTCCAGAACATCTGGAAAGGCTACCTGCCGGAAGAACTCCATGTAAGTTATGTCACTAACGGAGTCCATTTTGAGACATGGACAGCTTCCGAATGGCAACGCCTTTACGACAAGACATTCGGCCCTGAGTTCCGCGAGGACGAGTCGAACCTGCAAATATGGGATAAGATTCACACCGTCAGCGACGAAGAGATCTGGAAAACCCGTACCGCGCTTAAAAACAAGCTTATCAATTATATCAAAGGACAGTTTACCGAAACATGGCTAAAAAACCAGGGCGATCCCTCTTTGATTGTTTCTATTCTGGAAAAAATCAATCCGAACGCGCTCATCATCGGTTTCGGACGTCGTTTCGCGACATACAAACGTGCGCAGCTACTGTTTACCGACCTCGACCGTCTGGCCAAGATCGTAAACAACCCGCACTATCCCGTACAGTTCCTTTACACCGGTAAGGCTCACCCTGCCGACGGAGCAGGCCAGGGATTGATCAAGCGTATCGTTGAAATTTCACGTATGCCCGAATTTCAGGGTAAGATTATCTTCCTCGAAAATTATGACATGCGCCTTGCCAAACGCCTGATTGCAGGTGTGGATATCTGGTTGAACACCCCTACCCGCCCGCTGGAAGCTTCCGGTACTTCGGGACAGAAAGCCGAAATGAACGGGGTTCTGAACTTCTCGGTTCTCGACGGATGGTGGCTCGAAGGTTACGTGAAAGGTGCCGGTTGGGCGCTGACCGAAAAACGCACTTACGAAAACCAGGATTACCAAAATCAGCTGGATGCCGCAACGATCTACACCATACTCGAAAACGAGATTATCCCGTTGTATTTTGCAAAAAACAGCAAGGGTTACTCTCCCGAGTGGATTCAATACATCAAAAACTCGATTGCGAAAATTGCACCGCGATTCACCACCAAGCGCATGTTGGACGACTATATCGAACGCTTCTACAACAAACTGAGCGCTCGCCACGAAAAGCTGATTGCCAACCATTTCGAAAAAGCGAAGAGCATTGTGGCCTGGAAAGAAAAGATGGCTGCCGGATGGGATCGCATCGAACTGATAGAGCTTTCGGTACCGGAGCAACTCCGTATGTCGCCAACCGTCAACTCCGAATACGACCTGAAAGCCGTAGTGGATGTAAAGACACCCGACTGCAAAAACATCGGTCTGGAACTGGTGATGACTTACAGAGACGCCAAAAACACGGAACACATTCTGGATACCGAGGAATTCAATCTGGTAAAAACAGAAGATACCCGACTGACATTCGTATTGAACTACCGCTTAACCAAAGCGGGAACCTTCAAAATCGGATTCCGTCTCTTCCCCAAAAACGAAGAACTGCCACACCGTCAGGATCTCAACTTCGTGAAGTGGCTGTAA